The Mycolicibacterium monacense genome contains the following window.
GGACGGCCGGTCCAACGGTCTGATGGCGCCGAACCCGGCCGCGCAGATGGCGGTGCTCCGGTCTGCGTGTGCGAACGCCGGCATCGAACCGCAGGACATGGACTACGTGGAGGCGCACGGAACCGGCACCTTCCTGGGTGACCCGATCGAGGCCAGGGCCCTCGGCTCGGTGATGGGCCGCGGGCGGCCCGCGACCTCGCCGCTGCTCGTCGGTGCGGTCAAATCCAACCTCGGGCACCTCGAGGCCGCCGCCGGAGTGGCCGGATTCATCAAGACGGTGATGGCGCTGCAGCGCGGCCGGATTCCCGGCAACGCCGGCTACGAGTCGCCGAATCCCCATATCCCGTTCGACCAACTGCGGTTGAAAGTCGTTGACCACGAACAAGAGTGGCCATCCGTGTCGCGCGCACGCCGCGCCGGGGTGTCGTCGTTCGGTTTCGGCGGCACCAACGCCCACGTCATCCTCGAGCAGGCGCCAGACGCGATCTCGGCCGAACCGCACCCCGCCGCTGCGGTGAGCACGTTGATCGTGTCGGGCAAGTCCCCCGAGCGGATCGAAGCCGCCGCCGCCGCAGTGGCCGAGTGGATGTCCGGTCCCGGTGCGGGCGTCGCGCTGGGCGATGTGGCCCACACCCTCAACCATCACCGCGCCCACCACCAGTCCTTCGCCACGGTCTGTGCCCGGGACGGCGTCGACGCCGTGGCAGCTCTGCAGGCGCTGGCCGCAGGCCTGCCCGCCGATGGCGTGGTGAAACCCCATGAGGGGCCGTGTGGTTCGGGGACGGTGTTCGTGTTCTCGGGTCAGGGGTCGCAGTGGGCCGGGATGGGTCGGCGGCTGTTGGCCGATGAGCCGGCGTTCGCGGCGGCGGTGGCCGAGTTGGAGCCGGTGTTCGTCGAGCAGGTCGGGTTCTCGCTGGCTCAGGTGCTCGCCGATGGTGAGGCCGTCACCGGGGATGCTCGGGTGCAGCCGGTGATCATGGGGCTGCAGTTGGCGCTGACCGAGCTGTGGCGCTCCTACGGGGTGACCCCGGATGCGGTGATCGGCCACTCGATGGGTGAGGTCACCGCGGCCGTCGTCGCCGGTGCGCTGAGCCCCACCGAAGGTCTGAAGGTCATCGCAGTGCGCTCGCGGCTGATGTCCCGGCTGGCCGGCCAGGGCGCGGTCGCGCTGCTGACGCTGGGCGCCGATGCCGCGGAGGCGCTGATCGCCGATCATCCGGACGTCGCGGTGGCCGGGTATGTGTCACCGGGGCAGACGGTCGTCGCCGGTCCGCCCGCAGAGGTCGACGCGGTGATCGCCGCGGTGCAGAGCCAGAACCGGTTCGCCCGCCGGGTGAACATGGAAGTCGCCTCCCATACCGCCCTGATGGATCCGATCCTCGACGAACTGCGGTCCGAACTGGCCGACCTCACGCCGAACACGACTGCGATTCCGTTCATCTCGACGGTCGAGGACAGCGCGACCCCGCTGCTGGATGCGGACTATTGGGTGGCCAACGTGCGGCGGCCGGTACGGCTGAGCCAGGCGTTGGCCACCGCCGCCGAGAGCCACACCACATTCGTCGAGATCAGCGCGCACCCGATGCTGACCACCGCGGTAACCGAGACGCTCGGCGACCTGCACCACCACGCGCTGGGCACGCTGTCGCGGGATACCGACGACACCGTCACCTTCCACACCAACCTGAACACCACTCACACCACGCATCCGCCGGTCACACCGCACCCGCCCGAACCACACCCGGTGCTGCCCGCCACGCCGTGGCAGCACAACCGGTACTGGATGGACCTGACTCCACTGCGTCGCACCGCGACTGACGCTGCGCCGCAGGGGGATTCATCAGCGGGGGTGCTGCCCGCGGAGTGGAACTGCGAGCTGACGTGGCCGAGCCGGCCAGTCGCCGGCGGGGAGCGCGTCGCCGGATCGTGGCTGGTCGTCGGGAACGCGGCTCTGGCAGCCCAGATCCGGCGAGATCTGGGAGCCGGCGCAGAGGTGGCAGTCCTCGACGAAGACACGCCGGACACCCGGCTCGAGGATGCGCTGGCCGCCGCCGACCACGTGGTCTATGCGCCCGCGGTGCCTGCGGTTTTCGATGCCGCGCAGGGCCGTCGGCTCTTCGACGTTGCCCGTCGCATCGCGGTCGCGATGGCGAGGATGACCGACCCGGGCCGCCTGATCCTGCTGACCCGCAACGCCCAACCCGTCACCGAAGGCGACCGCGCCAACCCGGCACACGCGGTGCTGTGGGGTCTGGGCCGCACTCTCGCGCTCGAGCACCCCGAGATCTGGGACGCCGTGATCGATCTCGACGAGTTGGTCCCAGACCGGTTGGCCGCCCGCTACCTGCTCGCCGAGGCGACGGCCGAGGACGGCGAGGACCAGGTCGTCTATCGCGACGGGACGCGCCGGGTGGCCCGGTTACGCCGAACCCCGCTGTCGCAGGCATCCGGTGACGGGCTCGATCCGGCCGGCAGCCACCTGGTCGTCGGGGCGACCGGCAACATCGGCCCGCACCTGATCCAGCAATTGGCCGATATGGGGGCCAAGACCGTCGTCGCGGTATCTCGGAACCCCGGCGACCGGCTGCGCGAACTCGGCGACACCCTCGCCGCGCGGGGCGTCACCCTGGTCACCGTGGCCGCCGACGCCGCCGACGAAGAGTCGATGCGCGCGGTGTTCGACCGCTTCGGCGCCGATCTGCCCCCGCTGGCCGGAATCTATCTGGCCGCCTTCGGGGGAGGGCCGGTCATGTTGGCCGAAATGACCGACGACGACATCACCGCGATGTTCGCGCCCAAGCTCGACGCGGTGGCGGTACTGCACAGGCTGTCGCTGACCACCGACGTCCAGCAATTCGTGCTGTTCTCGTCGATCTCGGGGATTCTGGGCTCGCGATGGCTGGCCCATTACACCGCGACCACCACGTACCTCGACGCCTTCGCCTATGCGCGACGCGCCGCAGGACTGCCCGCCACCGCCGTCAACTGGGGTCTGTGGAAGTCGTTGGCCGACAACTACAGTGAGCACGAACGGCAGATCACCGTGGAGTCCGGCCTCGAACCGATGCCCGACGAGGTGGCGATCCAGGCGTTGTGGTCGATAACCGCGCCCGGCACACCTGCCCGCTCGACCGTGGTCGCCGCGGACTGGCCGCGGCTGGCCGCGGCCTACCGGACGCGCGCCGCACTGCGGATCGTCGACGAGTTGCTGCCGGTCGAGAGCACCGACGACGAACGCGCCGACACCCCGGCGTCGGTTCCGGAGACCGAATTCCGCCGTGAACTGCGCGCATGCCCCGCCGACGAGCGAGGGTATCTGCTCAGCACCCACATCCGTGCGCTCGTCGCATCGTCGATGGGGTTGTCCAGCGCCCAGCTGGTGGACCCGTCCGCGGGCTTCTTCCAGTGCGGGATGGACTCGCTGATGAGCGTCACCCTCAAGCGTGAGCTCGGCCAGAGCCTCGGTGAGAGCCTGCCGGCGTCGGTGATCTTCGATTACCCGACCGTCGACGGACTCACCGAATACCTCGCCACGGTATTGCCCGAGATGCTCGAGATCGCCGACGAAAGCGACGTCGACGACTACGACGAGTTCAGCGACGACGAACTGCTCCAACAACTCTCGGAAAGGTTGAGCTGACTCTGATGGTTGCTGGTTCGTCGGATCGCCGTGCGATCATCACCGAGGCGCTGCGCAAGATCGATGACCTGTCTGCCCGGTTGGCGGTGGCCGAGCAGGCGGACACCGAGCCGATCGCGGTGGTCGGGATGGGGTGCCGGCTGCCCGGCGGGGTCTCGGACCCCGATGGGTTCTGGCAGCTGCTGCAGGACGGTCGCTCCGGAATCGTCCGGGTGCCGCCGGAGCGGTGGGACGCCGAAGCGCTCTACAGCACCGACAACGGTGTGCCGGGAACCATCTGCACGCGTGAGGGCGGATTCCTGACGTCGTGGCAGCCCGATGAGTTCGATGCGGAGTTCTTCGGGATCTCGCCGCGGGAAGCCGCCGCGATGGATCCACAGCAGCGGTTGTTGATGGAGGTCAGCTGGGAAGCGTTGGAGCACGCGGGGATTCCCGCCCAGAACTTGCGCGGCACCCAGACCTCGGTCTTCGTCGGGCTCACCACGAACGACTACTCGCTTCTCTTCGCCGGGAAACTGCGGCGCGAAGACATCGACCCGTACGTGCCGTTCGGGAATGCGGCGAATTTCGCGGCGGGGCGGTTGTCGTATTTCCTGGGGGTGCGGGGTCCGGCGGTGGTGGTGGACACGGCGTGTTCGTCGTCGTTGGTGTCGGTGCATCTGGCGTGTCAGAGCCTGCGCCGCCGCGAGAGTGACACCGCACTCGCCGCCGGCGTCAACCTCATGCTGAGCCCCGAGAACACCATCGCCTGCTCACGGTGGGGCATGTTGGCGCCGGACGGGCAGTGCAAGACCTTCGATGCCGGTGCCGACGGGTATGTGCGCAGCGAGGGTTGCGGTGTGGTCGTGCTCAAGCGCCTCGGTGACGCGCTGCGCGACGGTGACCGGGTGCTTGCCGTGGTGCGGGGCTCGGCGGTCAATCAGGACGGGGCCAGCAGTGGGCAGACGGTGCCCAACGGCCCGGCGCAGCAGGCGTTGATGCGTCAGGCGCTGGCTGCGTCGCAGTTGGGTCCGGCCGACATCGATTACATCGAGGCGCACGGCACGGGTACGGCGTTGGGTGATCCGATCGAATTGGATGCGCTCAGTGCGGTGTTCGGTGATCGCGGGGATGCCGCTCCGTTGGTGTTGGGGTCGGTCAAGACCAACCTCGGGCACCTCGAGTCGGGCGCGGGCATCACGGGTTTCATCAAGACGGTGCTCAGCGTGCGGTACGGGTATATCCCCAAGCACCTGAACTTCACCCGGCTGACTCCGCATGCGGGACCATGTGCGTCGCAGTTCACGATCGCCACCGACGGGATGGAGTGGCCCGCGGTGACGCGGGCGCGACGGGCGGGTGTGTCCTCGTTCGGCGTCAGCGGCACGAATGCGCACATCATCGTGGAACAGGCGCCGGCGCCGGAACCCGCCCGGTGGGAGCCGGATCCGGCGGTGTGCACGCTGGTCGTGTCCGGGAAGTCCGAAGAGCGGATCGCCTCCACTGCAGGGGCGTTGGCCGAGTGGATGACGGGTGCCGGCGCCGGGGTGGCGCTGGCCGAGGTGGCTCACACGCTCAACCACCATCGGGCGCGGCACGCCAAGTTCGCGACGGTGTGCGCGCGGGACCGGGGCCAGGCGGTGGCGGGTCTGCGGGCGTTGTCGGTGGGGCACCACGCCGTCGGGCTGGTGAACCCGCACGATGGGCCGTGTGGGTCGGGGACGGTGTTCGTGGTCTCGGGTCAGGGGTCGCAGTGGGCTGGGATGGGTCGGCGGCTGTTGGCCGATGAGCCGGTGTTCGCGGCGGCGGTGGCCGAGTTGGAGCCGGTGTTCGTCGAGCAGGTCGGGTTCTCGCTGGCTCAGGTGCTCGCCGATGGTGAGGCGGTCACCGGGGATGCTCGGGTGCAGCCGGTGATCGTGGGGTTGCAGTTGGCGCTGACCGAGTTGTGGCGCTCCTACGGGGTGACCCCGGATGCGGTGATCGGTCATTCGATGGGTGAGGTCACAGCGGCGGTGGTGGCCGGTGCGCTGTCGGTGCGCGACGGGCTGCGGGTGATCGGGATCCGGTCCCGGCTGATGTCCCGGCTGGCCGGCCAGGGCGCAGTGGCACTGGTGACCCTGGACGCCGAATCCGCCGCGGCTCTGATCGCCGGGTTCGACGACGTCGGCATCGCCGGTTACCTCGCGCCGGAGCAGACGGTGATCGCGGGTCCACCCGCGGCGGTCGATGCGGCCGTCGAAGCGGCGCTCGCCGGAGGCACAATCGCGCGGCGGGTGAACATGGAGGTCGCCTCCCATACCGCGCTGATGGACCCCATACTCGGCGAATTGCGCGACGAGCTGGCCGATCTCACGCCACAGACACCCGAGATCCCGTTCTTCTCCACGGTCGACGACACGACCACCGCACCGGTGCTGGACGCGGACTACTGGGTGGCCAACGTGCGCAGGCCGGTGCGCTTGCACCAGGCGGTGTCGGCCGCGGCCGCTGCCGGGCACACCACCTTCGTCGAGGTCAGCCCACACCCGGTGTTGACGCGGGCAGTCGGCGACACCCTGGTCGAAGGGCATCACCACGTGGTCGGCACGCTGGCCCGCGACACCGACGACACCCACACCTTCCACACGAACCTGAACACCACGCACACCATCCGCCCACCGGCCACCCCGCACGCGCCCGAACCCCACCCGCTATTGCCCGCCACCCCTTGGCATCACGCCCACCACTGGATCAAGGTGGACCCGACGGCGGGCATCGACCGGACGCCTGCGGTTCAGCGCGCCGAGGTGACCGCGCGATCGGCCGCCGATCTCGCGGACGGCACCTGGTTGGTGATCGCCGACGGGAGGCCCTCCTGGCTCGACGATGAGAAGACGACCACGACGTCCACCTCGGTACTTGCCGAAGACGCCTCCAGCGCAGGGCTGCTCGACGCCCTCACCGCCGCGCGAAACGTCCTCTTCGTCCCCGACCTGCCGGCAGACGGGTTCGACGCCGAGTCGGGCTACCGTCTGTTCAGCGGTATCCGGCGCCTGACGTCGGTGTTGGCGGCCATGGCCGCGCCGCCGCGACTGCACATCTCGGTACCGCCTGCGGACCCCGCCGACGGAATCGCCGAGGCGTCCGCGTCCCTGGTGACCATCAGCGGACTCGCCGGCGCACTCGCCCGTGACCATGCCCGGTCATGGGGCGGCCTGGTGGTCGTCGAATCGGCTGGGGCCGCGGCCGCGGACACGGACGACGACGGAGCCCTGCCGGGCGGGGACATCCTGGACGTGTGGCGGACCTACCCCGTCGACCGCCGACGAAACCTGTTGCACCGGCACGTGAGTGTCCTGATCGCCGCGGTCATGGGGCTGCCCTCACCCGAGTCACTCGATCCCGAGGCCGACTTCTTCGAACTCGGCATGGATTCGATGATGAGCGTGGTCCTGCAGCGGGCGCTGCTGGCCACGCTCGGTGTGGAGGTCCCGTCACCCGTCCTGTTCGACAACCCGACCGTCGAATCCCTCGCCGATCATCTGGTCGCGTTGGGCGAGATCGACGGGGATTCTCTCCGGGACCTCGCGACGGTGCCCCTGCCCGAGAAGGTGAGTTGAGCTCCATGGCTGCTGCGACGCCGGACCGGCGTGCGATCATCACCGAGGCGCTGCGCAAGATCGACGATCTCACTGCCCGTTTGGAGGTCGCCGAACGGGGTCAGTACGAGCCGATCGCGGTGGTCGGGATGGGGTGCCGGCTGCCCGGCGGGGTCTCGGACCCCGATGGGTTCTGGCAGCTGCTGCAGGACGGTCGCTCCGGGATCGTCCGGGTGCCGCCGAAGCGGTGGGATGCCGACGAATACTACAGCGCCGACACCTCGGTTCCCGGCACGATCTGCACACGCGAGGGTGGGTTCCTGACCGGTTGGGAGCCAGACGAATTCGATGCGGAGTTCTTCGGGATCTCGCCGCGGGAAGCCGCCGCGATGGATCCACAGCAGCGACTGCTGCTCGAGGTGGCCTGGGAAGCGCTCGAACACGCGGGAATCACACCGGACCGCATCCGGGGATCACAGACGTCGGTGTTCGTCGGGATGACGGGCTACGACTACATGCTCAAGCTCTCCGACGGCCTGGACCGCGAGGAGTACGACGCCTACGTGCCGTTCGGGAATGCGGCGAATTTCGCGGCGGGGCGGTTGTCGTATTTCCTGGGGGTGCGGGGTCCGGCGGTGGTGGTGGACACGGCGTGTTCGTCGTCGTTGGTGTCGGTGCATCTGGCGTGTCAGAGCCTGCGCCGCCGCGAGAGTGACACCGCGCTGGCCGCCGGCGTCAACCTCATGCTCAAGGCGGAAGCCAACGTCGCGCTGTCCCGGTGGGGGATGCTCGCGCCGGACGGGCAGTGCAAGACCTTCGATGCCGGTGCCGACGGGTATGTGCGCAGCGAGGGTTGCGGTGTGGTCGTGCTCAAGCGCCTCGGGGACGCGCTGGCCGACGGTGACCGGGTGCTCGCACTGGTGCGAGGCTCGGCGGTCAATCAGGACGGGGCCAGCAGTGGGCAGACGGTGCCCAACGGCCCGGCGCAGCAGGCGTTGATGCGTCAGGCGCTGGCTGCCTCGCAGTTGGGTCCGGCCGACATCGATTACATCGAGGCGCACGGCACGGGTACGGCGTTGGGTGATCCGATCGAATTGGACGCGCTCAGTGCGGTGTTCGGTGATCGCGGGGACGCGGCACCGTTGGTGTTGGGGTCGGTCAAGACCAACCTCGGACACCTCGAATCCGGAGCGGGCATCACGGGTTTCATCAAGACGGTGCTCAGCGTGCGGTACGGGTACATCCCCAAGCACTTGAACTTCACCCAGTTGACTCCGCATGCGGGGCCGGGTGCGTCGCAGTTCACCATCGCCACCGACGGGATGGAGTGGCCCGCGGTGACGCGGGCGCGACGGGCGGGTGTGTCCTCGTTCGGCGTCAGCGGCACGAACGCGCACATCATCCTCGAGCAGGCGCCGGACGTGGTGGCCGCCGAACCCGCACCGGACCCCGCGGTGTGCACGCTGGTGCTCTCGGGCAAAACCGAGAAACGAATCTCCACAACGGCAGAAGCGTTGGCCGAGTGGATGACCGGCCCGGGCAGCGCCGTCGGATTGGCCGAGGTGGCTCACACGCTCAACCACCATCGGGCGCGGCACGCCAAGTTCGCGACGGTGTGCGCGCGGGACCGGGGGCAGGCGGTGGCGGGTCTGCGGGCGTTGGCCGCCGGTCAGGCCGCACCGGGTGTGGTCAATCCGCACGACGGGCCGTGTGGGTCGGGGACGGTGTTCGTGTTCTCGGGTCAGGGGTCGCAGTGGGCGGGGATGGGTCGGCGGCTGTTGGCCGATGAGCCGGTGTTCGCGGCGGCGGTGGCCGAGTTGGAGCCGGTGTTCGTCGAGCAGGTCGGGTTCTCGCTGGCTCAGGTGCTCGCCGATGGTGAGGCGGTCACCGGGGATGCTCGGGTGCAGCCGGTGATCGTGGGGTTGCAGTTGGCGCTGACCGAGTTGTGGCGCTCCTACGGGGTGACCCCGGATGCGGTGATCGGTCATTCGATGGGTGAGGTCACCGCGGCGGTGGTGGCCGGTGCGCTGTCGGTGCGCGACGGGCTGCGGGTGATCGCGATCCGGTCCCGGCTGATGTCCCGACTGGCCGGCCAGGGCGCAGTCGCCCTCCTGGAACTTGATGCGCCTGCCGCAGAGGCGGTCATCCGATCGCACCCGCAGGTGGAGATCGCGGGCTTCGTGTCACCGACCCAAACGGTGGTGGCCGGTCCGCCGGCGGCGGTGGCCGCAGTCATCGATGAGGTCACCGACGCGGGGAAGTTCGCGCGGCGGGTGAACATGGAGGTCGCCTCCCACACCGCGCTGATGGATCCCATACTCGGCGAATTGCATGACGAGCTGGCCGATCTCACGCCACAGACACCCGATATCCCGTTCTTCTCCACCGTGGCGGACAGCATCTCGGCTCCGCTGCTCGACGCGAACTACTGGGTGGCCAACGTGCGGCGGCCGGTGCGGTTGCACCAGGCGGTGTCGGCCGCAGCCGACGCCGGGCACACCACATTCGTCGAGATCAGCCCACACCCGATCCTCGCGCACGCCGTTGCCGAGACTCTCGGCGAGAACCACCACCACGCGATCGGCACGCTGGCCCGCGACACCGACGACACCCACACCTTCCGCACCAACCTCAACTCCGCGCACACCATCCGGCCACCGGCCACCCCGCACGCGCCGGAGCCTCACCCCCAACTGCCCACCACGCCGTGGCACCACACCCGCCACTGGTTCGATTCCGCGCGACCTCAACGCACCACGCAGCACAGCGGGCGGCGCAGCACCGCGCCGGCGGCCGGTGACGTCATCCCCGCCGAGTGGCGCTGCGAACTGGTCTGGCACGCAGAACCTCCGACCACACCCGCCGACACCACCGCGCACCATTGGCTCGTCATCGGCAGCGCCGACCTCGCCGCCCCGCTGACCGGCGCCGGCCACTCCGCGACCGTCCTCGCCGAAGGGGCGCTCGACGACCACGGCGCACTCGCCGATGCCCTGGCCGGTGCCACCCACGTGCTGTACGCACCGGCAACCACATCCGGGGTCTTCGACGCGGCGCCCGGCCGTCGGTTGTTCGATGCGGCCAGAACCCTCGTAGACCACCTCGCGCAGGCACCGACGCCAGCGAAGCTGTGGATCCTCACCCGCAATGCACAGCCCATCGACGAGGGGGACAGGGCGAATCCCGGGCACGCAGTGCTGTGGGGGCTGGGCCGCACACTCGCACTCGAACACCCCGAACTGTGGGGCAAGGTCGTCGACGTCGACGAACTCGTCCCCGCCGAACTCGTGGCCCGCTATCTGGTCGGTGAAGCCGCGGCCGGAGACGAGGACCAGATCGTCTACCGGGCCGGGGTTCGCCGGGTTCCCCGGCTGCACCGGCACGGCAACACCGCCGGCTCACAGGCGTCGATCGATCCGGACGCCGCGCACCTCGTCGTCGGTGCCACCGGCAACATCGGGCCGCATCTGGTCCAGCAGTTGGCCGATATGGGTGCCCGCACCATCGTCGCGGTATCCCGTAACCCGGGCACGCGGTTGCAGCACCTCACCCAGACGTTGGCGGACCGGGGAGTCACCCTCACCACGGTCGCGGCGGACGCCTCCGACGAACCCTCGATGACGCCGCTGTTCCAGCGGTTCGGCACCGATCTGCCCCCACTCGGCGGTATCTACCTCGCCGCATTCGGTGGGGGACCGGTGACGCTCCTCGACATGACCGACGACGACGTCACCACCATGTTCACCGCGAAACTCGATGCGGCGGCGGTATTGCACCGGCTGTCGCTGGCGCATCCGGTGCGCCAATTCGTCCTCTTCACCTCCATCTCCGGGTTGATCGGGTCACGCTGGTTGGCGCACTACACCGCCACCACCACGTTCCTGGACACGTTCGCCTACGCCCGTCGGGCGGCCGGACTTCCTGCCACCGCGATCAACTGGGGATTCTGGAAATCCCTGGCGGACAACGAGTCCGACGAATACCGCCAGGTCACCATCAACTCCGGGCTGGAACCGATGCCCGACGAGGTCGCCATCCAGGCGCTCTGGTCGACGATCGGGCCCGACAGCCCGGTGCGGTCGACGGTCGTCGCCGCCGACTGGACCCGGCTGGGCGCCGCCTACCGGACCCGCGCGCCCATGCACATCCTCGACGACCTCACCACCACGGACGTCGACGACGGGGCCACCGGCGAGGGTTGGGTGGGAGTCGAATCCGTCCGGGAGATGGACGCGGCCGACGCGCGGCGCGTGATCGCCGACAGGACGCTCACTCGCCTGGCCGCCGTCCTCGGTTATGCCGACTCCTCGGCGCTCAACCCGGCGGTGCCGTTGATCGAGTTCGGGATGGATTCGTTGATGGCCGTGCGGATCCGGCAGGCGACCCGCAACGACTTCGGTGTCGAACCTCCCGTGTCCCTGCTCCTGCAGGGCGGGTCGCTCGACGACGTGACCGCCGACGTGCTGAGTCAGTTGGGAATCGCCGAACCGGGAACGACCGCCGTCGACGGCATGCGTGAAAGAGCCAATCAGCGCGCCGCCGCACGTCGTGGTGCCGCAGTGCGGCGGAAGAAAGGACAATTGCTGTGAACGCTCCTGCGACACCGGGCGACGTGCCACCCAACGCGGTCGCCGTCATCGGGATGGCGGCACGACTCCCGGGTGCGAACTCGGTGTCGGCATTCTGGGACAACCTGCGCCGTGGCGAGGAATCGATCGTCACCCTGTCCGAGGAAGAACTCCTGGCCGCCGGGATCAGCGAGCAGACACTGGCCAACCCGTTCTACATCCGGCGGGCCCCCATCGTCGACGGCATCGACGAATTCGACAACGACTTCTTCGGGTTCCCGCCGCAGATGGCGCGCATGATGGACCCGCAGCACCGGCTGTTCCTCCAAACCGCCTGGCACGCCATGGAAGACGCCGGATGCGACCCGGCCGGATTCGACGGCTCGATCGGTGTCTACGCCACCAGTGGGTCGAGCATCTACCTGCTGCACAACCTGCTGACGCACCACGACCCGAACACCATCCTCGGTCAGGGCGCGACCTTCGACCTGGTGAACATGTCGCTGCTCAACGACAAGGACTATCTCGCCACGCGCGTCTCCCATCAGTTCAACCTGCGCGGACCGAGCGTCACGGTGCAGACGGCGTGCTCGTCGAGCATGGTCGCCATCCACACGGCCTGCCAGAGCCTGCTCAACGGGGAATCCGACATCGTGCTCGCCGGCGGGGTGTCGCTGCGCGTGCCGCATCACGTCGGCTACTTCCACGAACCCGGATCCATGGTGTCCGGCGTCGGGCATTGCCGGCCGTTCGATTCGCGGGCCGACGGCACGGTGTTCGGCAGTGGCGTCGCGGTGGTGGTGCTCAAACCACTGGCCACCGCACTCGAGGACGGTGACCGCATCCACGCCGTCATCCGGGGATCGGCCATCAACAACGACGGTTCGATGAAGATGACCTACGCGGCCCCCAACGGCGCGGCTCAGGCCGATGTCATCGCCGAGGCGCACGCGGTCGCCGACGTCGACCCCGCGACGATCAGCTATGTCGAGGCGCACGGGACGGGAACGCCACTGGGCGACCCGATCGAGATCGACGGGCTCCGAAGGGCTTTCGGGGTCTCCGACACCCCGCGGCCCGGCCCGTGCGCGGTCGGTTCGGTCAAATCCAACATCGGTCACCTCGCGGAGGTCTCCGGTATCGCGGGCCTGATCAAGACCATCCTGAGCCTCCAGCACAAGGCGATCCCGGCGACGCTGCACTACACCGAACCCAACCCGGCGCTCGACCTCGATCGCGGGCCGTTCGTCATCCAGAGTGAGTACACCCCGTGGGAGTGGGACGGGATCCGTCGGGCCGGGGTGAGTTCGTTCGGCGTCGGCGGCACCAACGTCCACCTGGTCGTCGAGGAGGCGCCCACCCGCCCGGTGACCGCCCCGCTCGACGGTCCCAAGGTTCTGCGGCTGTCCGCCCGCACCGAGGAGTCGTTGAGCGCACTGCGTACCGCACTGGCCGATGAACTCGCCGACAACGACGCCCTCGATCTTGACGATGTGGCGTTCACGCTGGCCGGCCGCCGCACCGACCAGGTGCGGATGGCGGCAGTCGTCCACGACCGGGCCGACGCCGCCGCGGTCCTCCGATCACCGGACAGCGACGACGTCTTCGTCGGCGAAGGCGTCGACGCCCGAGACGAATCCGACCGCGTGGTGTTCCTGTTCCCCGGTCAGGGCGCGCAGCACGCCGACATGGCCCGCGGCCTCTACGACCGGGAACCCGTGTTCGCGGCGGCGTTCGACGAGTGCGCGGCGGGATTCGACGCAGAACTCGGCATCGACCTGAAGGCATCGGTTTTCGGTCCGACGACACCCGAGCTCGAGCGCACGGATCTGGCGCAGTCCTCCCTGTTCACCGTCGAATACGCGCTCGGTCGGCTGAT
Protein-coding sequences here:
- a CDS encoding type I polyketide synthase, whose product is MAAATPDRRAIITEALRKIDDLTARLEVAERGQYEPIAVVGMGCRLPGGVSDPDGFWQLLQDGRSGIVRVPPKRWDADEYYSADTSVPGTICTREGGFLTGWEPDEFDAEFFGISPREAAAMDPQQRLLLEVAWEALEHAGITPDRIRGSQTSVFVGMTGYDYMLKLSDGLDREEYDAYVPFGNAANFAAGRLSYFLGVRGPAVVVDTACSSSLVSVHLACQSLRRRESDTALAAGVNLMLKAEANVALSRWGMLAPDGQCKTFDAGADGYVRSEGCGVVVLKRLGDALADGDRVLALVRGSAVNQDGASSGQTVPNGPAQQALMRQALAASQLGPADIDYIEAHGTGTALGDPIELDALSAVFGDRGDAAPLVLGSVKTNLGHLESGAGITGFIKTVLSVRYGYIPKHLNFTQLTPHAGPGASQFTIATDGMEWPAVTRARRAGVSSFGVSGTNAHIILEQAPDVVAAEPAPDPAVCTLVLSGKTEKRISTTAEALAEWMTGPGSAVGLAEVAHTLNHHRARHAKFATVCARDRGQAVAGLRALAAGQAAPGVVNPHDGPCGSGTVFVFSGQGSQWAGMGRRLLADEPVFAAAVAELEPVFVEQVGFSLAQVLADGEAVTGDARVQPVIVGLQLALTELWRSYGVTPDAVIGHSMGEVTAAVVAGALSVRDGLRVIAIRSRLMSRLAGQGAVALLELDAPAAEAVIRSHPQVEIAGFVSPTQTVVAGPPAAVAAVIDEVTDAGKFARRVNMEVASHTALMDPILGELHDELADLTPQTPDIPFFSTVADSISAPLLDANYWVANVRRPVRLHQAVSAAADAGHTTFVEISPHPILAHAVAETLGENHHHAIGTLARDTDDTHTFRTNLNSAHTIRPPATPHAPEPHPQLPTTPWHHTRHWFDSARPQRTTQHSGRRSTAPAAGDVIPAEWRCELVWHAEPPTTPADTTAHHWLVIGSADLAAPLTGAGHSATVLAEGALDDHGALADALAGATHVLYAPATTSGVFDAAPGRRLFDAARTLVDHLAQAPTPAKLWILTRNAQPIDEGDRANPGHAVLWGLGRTLALEHPELWGKVVDVDELVPAELVARYLVGEAAAGDEDQIVYRAGVRRVPRLHRHGNTAGSQASIDPDAAHLVVGATGNIGPHLVQQLADMGARTIVAVSRNPGTRLQHLTQTLADRGVTLTTVAADASDEPSMTPLFQRFGTDLPPLGGIYLAAFGGGPVTLLDMTDDDVTTMFTAKLDAAAVLHRLSLAHPVRQFVLFTSISGLIGSRWLAHYTATTTFLDTFAYARRAAGLPATAINWGFWKSLADNESDEYRQVTINSGLEPMPDEVAIQALWSTIGPDSPVRSTVVAADWTRLGAAYRTRAPMHILDDLTTTDVDDGATGEGWVGVESVREMDAADARRVIADRTLTRLAAVLGYADSSALNPAVPLIEFGMDSLMAVRIRQATRNDFGVEPPVSLLLQGGSLDDVTADVLSQLGIAEPGTTAVDGMRERANQRAAARRGAAVRRKKGQLL